CACTCCCGCTCGTCCTGGGACACATGGATGGACTGGATGGGGGGGAAGCGCGGGTAGGCATCACGGAAGTCCTTCAGCCGCAGCCGGCGCCGTAGCAGGCCCATATAAGAGCGTTCTATGAACACCTGCGGGCGGGGGGCAGGCAGTGGGTGGCAGCGCCTCAGAGCCCAGGGCCCTGCCCGGCATCTCCTGCCACCCCCTTCTCCTGCCACCCCTGACAGCCTACCTTGTGCTTGAGCAGGACGATGAGCTGGGAGCGCAGGATTAAGCCCTGGAGCCGGGCTGGCTGCACAAGAAACAAAACACCCTTGTCTGCGGAGGACCTGGGACTTGGGACCTAGGGCCTGCCCTGCTGGCTGGTCCAGAGGGGCCAGGCAACAGCACCGGGACGCCTGGGGGCTCCAGCCAGGGTCCCCAGCGATGCTGGCTGCCTATGGGCACTGGCCCTGCTACAGGCATTTCACCTGCACAGGCTCATGGATCCCCAAACGCCCAGGAGGGGAGGCAGGACCCCAATCACGAGGTGCTGAGAGACCATAGCATTTGTGGGGGCGAAAAGCAGACCGTGGCCCAGACGTCGCTGCACCTTCCATCAGGACCTCCTGACAGGCACAGCTGTGACTCCTCAGCTGGGGGTGCAGCTTGGGGTGTGACCACAGGACACATAGGCGCATCAGTAACTACCCAAGCTGCGGGAACAGCGCTCACATGGACCTGTCTTCACAGCCGTGTGACCAGCGGAATTCTTCCAGAAACCCCAGAGCAGGGCGTCCACATTCACGGGAACCATGGCCCCCAACACGCCCCACTCGCCAGCACAGATGATGAGCCCGGCTTCCTGCAGCTGGGTGGTACCTGCGTGCCGTCGGCATCCTCCACCACAGGGAAGCCATTATGATTGGACGCCGTGCTGCTCAGCACATCCACAATAATGCCCACCTTCTCCCTCCTCCGCAGACAGGTGACTGGTGTGCTCATCACCTCCCTGTAGAAGAGAGACGCTGTGATCCACCACGGGGCAGAGGAAGCTTCCCGAACAGCTCAACATGCAGGAAGTGGCCGGACTCAGGAAACCTGGAGACAAGGTGGGCCAGGAGCGCAGACCCCCAGGTGCTGCCCTGGGGGAACCAGCCCTGCACCCACGTCCTGCTCCAGGCTGCCCCCACCAAGCCTCCCAGGGCGTCCAGCACCCGCCCCCCAGCCTGCGGGCCTGCCCCGGGGAGGGGTACCTGGCGGTGAGCGAGTGTGAGGTGACTGGGGCTTCCCAGTGCAGGAAGGGCACACTCTGCAGCTGGATGTGCATGTCGTACAGGCCCTGGGGAGAGGACGGGTACGGCCATGCAAGAGGCTGCTTGCGGGGCAGCCTCCACAGGGCCCCCTCCCTTGCGGCGGCCGAAGACCGCCAGTCTTTTTCCCAGCCTCAGGCTCCGAGGCCAGGGGCACGGGGAGGGGCTGCAGAGCGAGGGCGAGCAAGGCAGGCGGCCTCTCCCACAGGCCGCACCTCGATGAAGACATCCCCGACAATCTTGGCGGTCATCAGCACCAGCATGATGGGGAAGCCGTAGGTCACATTGCTGGTGGCCTCCATCATGATGACTGTCAGGCTCAGCGTCATCCTCACAATCCCACCTGCCaggaggcggggaggggaagggagggttgGGGGCACGAGCCTCTGCAGGCTGCGCCGCCGGCCCCTCCCATGTTCCCGTGCCGTGTTCCCTGTGCAGCTCCCGCTCTGTCCGTGCAACCCTGTGTACCGGCCCCCCCAGATAGCACCAGATGGGGACAGTGACCCTGCCCAGCCACACGCTGGGGGAGTGGCCCTCCTGACCTCCGGACGCCCATGTTGCAGCCAGCACTCACCCAGCTGGGCAGCTGCTCCCATCAGGGCGTACTTGCCAGGGTCTGCCCAGACCTGCAGGGAAGACAGAGGGGATGCTGGGGGAAAGTGGCAGCCAAACCCACCAAGATGCACTGACAGCACTGGGCCCAGGAGGAAATCCTACAGTTTACACAAAAAATGGTCTGTGGCAGCATCACCTGAGTTTGTAAATACCCAGCTGTGCCCGCTCAGGGATGCACTGAATGAACTCTGCCACCTGCAGAACTCGGCAGCCTAAGACAGGAGGGTATGCACTatggccggggcgggggggcgggggcaccCCGCGTGTGTGCAGTGACCGGAGTCCGTGGACAAATGCCTGCGCCACACCAGGGAGCCTAAAATGGAGTGAAAATCGGActcgtgctacaacatggatgagccctGAAAACATGGTGCTCAATGATGaggccagacacagaaggccatGAAGCGTGATTTCGTGAATCTACAACAATCAGAAGAGGCGCATCCGTGGAGGCAGAAAGCTGATTAGTGgccaccaggggctggggaagggggacacagatgtgactgcttaatggggacaggtttctttttggagtgatgagaACATCCTGGAACTAAGCAGTGATCACGGTTACACAGCTCTGTGAACAGGCTAAAGAGCCACCCAACCGTTCACTTACAGAAGGAGAGAGTTtatggcaggggtccccaacctccgGGCCATGGACTggaccgcacagcaggaggtgggcagtgggcaagcgagtgaagcttcatctgctgctccccactgctcgcattactgcctgaaccatccccccacccccgtccacagatgtcttccacaaaaccggtccctggtgccaaaaaaggttggggaccactggtttATGGTACGTGAATTAcgtaccaattaaaaaaaacaaaattaaactaaaaaccgTGTCTGGAAGGAAACCTGGGACACATGACCTGGACCCAGTGAGGGGAGGCTTGCTGTGCGTCTCttacagttttggttttttttttgcggtacgcgggcctctcactgttgtggcctctcccgttgcggagcacaggctccggacgcacaggctcagcggccatggctcatggacccagccgctccgcggcatgtgggatcctcccgaaccggggcacaaacccgtgtcccctgcattggcaggcagactctcaaccactgcaccaccagggaagcccctcttacaGTTTTTTAAAGTCTTACTTGAACAACTAAGATGCAAATAGAAGACTCACAGAATAAAGACCAAGGAGCCCACggaggcaggtgggaggaagAAGCCAGAAGGCAGCTCCGGGGCCAAGGCCTGGACACCGCACTCCCAGGCCCCAACTCCTGCACCTGCCCCCATCCTTCTACACCACGCTCTCTCCCAACACCCGTGCCCTCCCTGAAGGCTACACGCACGCACGACCCCTGCTCTGGCCCACGGTGGCCCTAGTGGGCACCGGGAACACCgtcccttcctcccagcccagccGGCCCCTAAGACCCCCACTCACCGCGGCCCCGGTGAGGTAGGACAGGGAGATGCCAAAGAGCCGGCCCCAGGCAGCTCCGATGAGCAGGGATGGGATGAAGACACCGGCCGACACCGTGAGCCCGTAGGTCCAGCAGGCCAAGAAGAAGTAGACCAGGGTGAAGAGGCCGAGCGTCATGGGGTTGTAGGAGCCTGCAGACAGGGCGCTGGCCAGGGCTTGCCACACGGATTCAACCCCAGGCGGAGCTGCCTGCCCAGCAGCCCGTCAGAGCCTCCTGGTCACACCCAGACCCCCAGAGTCACCCCCTTCTCAGAGGCCAGGGTGCCGGGTCTTGGGGGCCCAGCACTCAGAGTGTGAGCACGGCAGCCCAGCGGGCAGGGCAGAGGGGAGCTGGGGCCACTGGGGCCCAGAGCTGCCAGCAGGATGGTGACCTGGGCCAAGGGAAGGTGGCTGCTGAGGTCTGCATGGAAAAGGGTGGCACTGAGACCACCAGGGGTCAGGGGAGGGTGCAGGAGGGAGGCCATGGCCGCCACGGCCACCACCCTGCATCAGATGACTCCAGAAGTGGGAAGACGTCACACAAACCCCGGAGCCAGCACCCCCAGGGGGCCTGTATGGCCCGCTCAGCATCTTTGGGGGCTCGGCCTCCCCCCCGTTTAAAAGCCTTTCTGCTAAATCGCGTGAACTCCCAcagcgcgcgcgcacacacacacacgcacgcatgcgCGCGCACAAATGTGAGAACCAGGGAGTTCCCAGAACTAGTATGTCAGGAAACAACTAGAGCCACAGACAGACGGGCAAGCACGTCGCAGCAGCCACTCTGGATCTCGGGGGTgtgcccctcctccccgcccccaccccgcggAACCGAAAacaggggaagtggaagcaggtCTGTGCCCAGTCTGAGCCTGTTTGTTATTAAGAACATGAAGCTGGGCAAGGCACCTCGCTGGTATACGAGTCACCAGGCTGTTTTCTGACTGAGAGTGACCTCTGCGAGCAGCGCCCAGAAGAAAAACTCATCCTGGGAGGTGAGACTGTCTTAATGAATGACAGGACGGcctccagggagggaaggagacacgtGGGGAGCTTGGCTGGGCCCCTCCCAAGCACTGGCCACCAGCCAACCCCAGGCTGCCAGCCCCCACGCTCCAGTGCACTCAGCCCTGCAGGGAGGCAGTGGGGGCTCGGCCAGAAGCCATCAGCCAGGCCTGGGCCCAGTGTCTGTGGGCTGGCTGCAGACCAGGCCAGAGGGAACAGGCCCACATGGGGACCTGCGTCTGACAGCACAGAGTGCAGAGCATGGGCACACACCTGGGGGGTCGTGGAAAAGGCTGACCACGCTCTTCTCTGGGGTGTTGAAGAAGGCTGCAGCCATCGAATTATACTCGCCATCGGCACAGAACAGCTGCAAAGTCAGGAAAGAGAACAAGCCAGTGGGACACAGTGTCCTGGCCTGGACAGCATCAGGCACCAAGCACACAACAGGCGGGTCAGGCTGCTGTCTTGGAGGGGAGGCAGGACCCAAGAGCCAGACCCTGGCCCAGTGAGGGCTTCAGAAGCCATCCGGCCAGGCAGGGGCTGCATGGCGAGTCTGTCCCTGGGGTACGTGGGGATCCAAAGGCTCACGTTTGGAGCACGCTCCCACAGTTCACTGGGCAGACTGTGGGTCCCTGCAGGCCTTGACCAGGGCAGGGGCTCCGTGCAAAGCTGTGTGGGTCAACCCCACAACCCCACCAGAGCCAGCCATGCACCCCAGACCCACATCTGTGACAAGTCTGTGAGTACACACTCCACACCCACCGGCAACCAGCAACCGCTTCCGGTTCTGGATGTTTCCCATAAACAGAAACCACACGATGTGTGGCCCttgctgtctggcttctttcactcagcagtgTTTGCCAGGTTCATCTGTGTGGGAGCACGTGTCAGAGCTCCAACCCTTCCTACAACTGAGGAAACCCACTGTGTGGACGGACCAGGCCGTGTTCACCTGCTCGTTACTGACGGGCACAGGGGCTGCGGGCAGTTGTGCCGCGGTGAGCGTGTGCACGCGAGTTTCCGCCTGCAGGCCCACAACCCCACCTCCACAGTCCCCTTGCAGAACCTGTCAGGCCGCTGCTCTGAGAGGACCGGGGTGAGACCCCAGGCCGATGTGGCACCCACCCATGTCTGGGAAGGctcaccctgcccctgccccggcTGCCTACCTGGAGTGGATAGGACACGGAGCTCCCCTGCAGGGGCTGGCAATCCCGGGACGAATAAATCAGCACGAAGGCAACCGTGGCCGTGACGGCGGCCACCAGCATGGCCTCGATCACCTGAAGGCAGGGCCGGTGGATGTACCTGGAGCAAAGAGCCGGGGTGGACTGAGCTGTGGGATGGCTGGGGCGGCAGCCAGGGCAACCTGAGCCTGCAACTCGGGAGAGCCGTCCAGGATGCTGAGCTCATCTGATGACCAACCCGCCCTGGCTCCTGAACACTCTCAGGCTGCCTCCCGGATGCTCCCCAACCTCATTTTATGTTAGcgcaaaaagacaagaaaggagAATGCCAAGACCCACCCCTACGGCTTCAGAAAACCAGAAAGCTCTCATGATGGCTCTCCTAACAGCAGAGAACCTGTGTTGGACCAAACGTGCCCAAATCAGGACGGCCCCGTACAAACCGCGCTGGCGCTGACATGAGAGGCCCAGAAGAGCATCAACCCAGGGCCGCGCCAGATCCATGGGCTGTGCCTTCCCTGCCAGGGGCCATCCTCCAGGCCCCACCCGTCCCCCTGCCGAGTGGGTCTGTCTCCTCAGGTACAAACCACCGTGGAGGAGTGTGCTTGGCACGTGGCTTCCCCACGGCCCCGTGGGCAAGAGCCCATGACCGGTCAGTTTTCAGATGCCCTGGGTGGCCACACCTCTCAACTCAGTCCCTGAACAGGTTTCTCACCTGATTCGAAACATCGTCAACCAGTAATTCAAGGCGTTGAACACAGCTCCGAGAATGCCACCTGGGACAAGGAAGGAGCTGCGTGTCCGGGACTCGGGAGGAGAAGCAGGCTGCCCAGGCAGCAAACGCCCGCTGGGTGGAGGGCTCACGTCCCACGGGCTTTCAGAGTAAGGAGTGTTGCCCAGGTCCGTCTGCTTCCCAAGGGGCTGTCATCAGCCAGAGTGCAGCTCCGGTCCTCCCAGGGTCGggctccctccccactgccccggGCGGTCCTGGGACAGCCAGCAGGGATGGAGACCACGTGCTTCTCTGGCCCTCGAAGCCGGGTCAGGCCTGGAGCCCCGCAGGCCCTGTCCCCACTGGTCGGCGCTGTCCCACGCGGGGACGGCCCTTACCCACCACGCCCATGGCGATGAAGATGGGGATCTCATGGATTGTGTACACCATCGTCTgtgcagagggaggaagaggagacctTCTGTGAGGAAAACTGCCACCAGCTCCTGCTCAGACTCGGGATCGGACGTTTCACAGGACACACCTGTGCACGGGAACCCTGGTGCTTTCCTGCAGGGCGAGGAGGCCCCCAGAGAGAAAGGCCGGGTGCTTGGGCAGACCGCCTGCCTTCTCACACGGCGGCTCCGGGGGGCCGCCTGAGCTTTTGCCAAAGGGTAAGTGAGGGGCCATGAGCAAGGGAGAGGATGCTGGTGACCTAGCCACCCAGGACCTCTGATGCATCCACAGGTGAGGACCAGCCCCTGAGAGGCTCCCTGGGCTCAGCAATGGCAGTGTGCAGCGCAGGCCGCCCCAGAAATGCTGCCTGCGCCTCTCGGCCTCCAGAAACTGCTGCAGGAGCGCTGGCCACCAGTCTAGTGATGTTGCCTGACAGTCTGCAGGCACCTGAGCCACTCCTGGAGTGCCCGCTGGCTGACGGGCGCCACAACCTGTGTGGCCGGGTCACGTGCACCCTCCTGGAGCACCTCCAGCTCCAGGTGCTCACAAACAAGGGGCCTATCCCACGGCTAACAGCTAGACCTTTCCAGAAGCCCGGCTCTCAGGCCGAACCTTGAGTAAACAACCTGGGCCCTGCTCAtagaaagaaccagagaaaaaaGGGGACGATGCAGTGGGTTACCTCAGTGTCAAATCTTCCAAAATTGATGAGACCGGGGCTGGACAGATCCCACACGTTTCCATGGTAAATGCTTAAGACGAAATTCAGGGTGAAGGTGGAAATCATGGAAGCAAAGAACTGCAGGCGGAAAAAGACGAGTGCCGTCAGAGCTGTGGTGATGAGTTGCGGCAGTGTGTACAGCGGCTGAGCCCAGGgccagagggtggggaggggctgcagcaaAAGGGCTGTCTCCCCTCCTGTCACCTGGGTGGTGCCTAGACCCTCCGAAGGCTGAGGGAAGGTGGCTCGGAGCCCCACTGGCTCGGCCAGGGTAAGAACGTGTGCGGGGCCTGGGGTCCCGATGAGGACGGAGGAGAAACAGGCCTACGGCTCAGGGACCCACCAGCTGGACGGGAAGCTCAGGTGCAGACCCCACAGTGTGGGCCAAGAGCCATGCGTCCACCCAGCTATGAAGGCCCAGTGCCAGGGCTGCCCGAACTCGGGAAGGTGGCCGTCCCAGGCACTTACAATTCTCCACGTCAGGAACTGATTCCAGAAGGATGCACCCTCCTCCAAGCTGAACAGGACCCCACCTGGAACAGCCAGTGGCCCAGCCCTGAAGTGCCCGCCCAGCCACAGACAGCCCCTCACCCACTGCCACCCATGCCCCCAGACCCCAGGACACCAAGCCCACGACAGAGGCAGCCATCGGGGCCTCTTGAGAAGCCCACCCCACACCCTCACCAGGCACTGAGTCCATAAACCCCAAAACCACCCCTCTCACAGCAGGGAGAGCCTGGCTCCCCCTACACGGGCAGTCACCAAGCTCTCAGACCAGGCAGGGCCGCCCTCCTCACCTACAGGGGCCCCAAACGCAGCAGACACTCCAGCCGCAGCTCCTGCTGAGACAAAGTCCcgtttctctgtgtctctgcggAAGTACTCAAAGATCTGAACCGAGACAGACGGAGACAGGGTCTCAGCCAGTGCCTCCAAGGGCACTTCTCTCAGAAAGGGGGGAGGTGGGCCCAAAAgcgaggagggaggggagggaggaatgtgGGGAGGCCTCTGGACAAGCCACTCATCAACCATGGGGCTCACAACCCGCAGGACTGAAGAGTTGGGTCTTGGGCAGCTTGCCTGCCCACCAACATCCAGAGAAAATAACCCATTCACAGCAATATTTAAACACTGAGGTTTGTGCAATAAAGACCAGAACTGAGCACCAGCAGCCCACACACATGACCTTCCCGACCTCTCTAGGCCACGCATTCCTGTGAGCTTATAGCTACAGGTCATTTCCTTGCAGAAATGCACACTCATCCAGAGCACCAAGGCAACAGGATGCCCCCATGGACAGGATGCTAGGGACCCTCAGAGGCGAAGGGAAGGAGGCTGCAGGGGAGGCAGGGGCCCAGCCCTGGGGGTATGGACGTGGGCGCAGGGAAGACCCACCTTGAAATCCCGCTTCAGTGACGTGGACCTCCCCTGGGAGACCCCAGCAGCAATCACGGAGCCCGAATGGATCATTGGTCCCTCCTGGAAGGCACAAACGGCTGCGTTCAGATGGGCGCGGCTCCGGGGCGGGGACACACCGGCCCCAGGCCCCACGGGTGCAGAGGGACTCAGGCAGGGGTAGCTGCACTCTGTTACCTTCCCCACAGCCAGTCCCCCAACCACGGACAGGATCACGCCAGACACTTTGATCACCAGCGTCTGGAACACAAAGGAAATTGCACCAAGTCTGATTAAAGGCCACACGTGGTCCAAGAACCTGAGCGACAAACTGCACACGGGAAGGGACCTAATCATGTGAGCCCTCGGCAGGCATGAGCACCAAAGAGGGGGCCGGCACCCACGGCGGgcgtcctgggggagggggagctggcAGCTGATGTTCTCCTGACGCCCATCTCTTCAGCCCTTCTGTCCCAGGTGGTCATGTACACACAGAAGACACGCAAACAGCAGCTATCACTCCGTCCTCGGGCTCCGGGCTCCAGGCTCCTGCACCCGCACCTACCTCGGGCCCTGCCCTCCTGCTGCAGGGCACGGAGCACAGGCACCCCCACCCCTCCTGTCCGCTCCCCGGAGTACCTCCTCCCCAGACAGAGCAGGAGAGACGCTGCCAGCAAACCCCAGACCAAGGCACACCAGCTGCACACCCTGAAATGATCACGGGAGGAAACCTGACCTCCCAACCCCCTTGGAATCAGTGTGTTACCCAGAAGATCATGCACAATGAGATtaaggaaaattctgaaaaaactCACCACTCAACACAGCTACTCTCATTCTGAAATACTAACCACCGTATGGAACTTAAAATGTCTACGTGGTTGCAATCGTGACAGATGTACCTTCAAGTATTTTTGCGTCATTCAGAATGTACGACAGTTTTACCATTTTCCAAAGAAAGTTCACATAAAACCTGCCAGCACACCCACACGCAGGCTCGTCAGCAGCAAACAGCACGGGTCTGGGCGAGTTTTGGAGGCGGAGGTGGACAAATGACACACTTCTCACCCAGCAAGGAAGCCCCTTGGGCTAAGCCCTGAGCTCCCGGCGGGGCCGCCTCGTGTCTCACCTTGAGCCGGACCACGTGGGGGATCTTCACCCCGTTGAGGAAGCACTTGATCTGGGGGATCCCGCTGCCAGCAGCGACTGGCTGGAAGGAGGGGCGCCAGCACTGAGTCCGCAGGCCGAGTGAGCCGCCActgccgccgccaccgccaccaGGCCCAGGAAGACGCGCCACGCAGTGCCCAGGTCGCCCAGGGTAGCGGCTTCTCGCCTCTCCCCACTGATACACAGAGCAACCACCGAGGGGAGGAAACGCCTCGGGCATGGGAAGGCTTGGTGTCCCCAAGGCAGGCGGGGGTGCCCAGGATGATGGGAGGCCCACGTCACACACCCGCTGAGGGGCCAGCACTGTCGCACCCTCTGGGGGACACTGCACTGCACCCCAGACAGAAGCTCCTGGACGCTGCCCCTTCTTCCTTCCAACGCCCAGAGGGAAAAGCAAGGGGGCACAGGAAGGAAGGGTGCCCCAGGAGCGTCTGACCCCTCGGGTGGGTCCCTCCACCCGGACCCCTGGGCTGAGCGCTGCCTCTGCTCCCTGCTGCGTGAAGTGG
The sequence above is a segment of the Orcinus orca chromosome 16, mOrcOrc1.1, whole genome shotgun sequence genome. Coding sequences within it:
- the CLCN7 gene encoding H(+)/Cl(-) exchange transporter 7 isoform X2 — its product is MANVSKKVSWSGRDVDDDEAAPLLRRAARPGAPAGEATPLLNGAGPAAVRADMDPLHPFPKEIPHNEKLLSLKYESLDYDNSENQLFLEEERRINHTAFRTVEIKRWVICAMIGILTGLVACFIDIVVEKLAGLKYRVVKDNIDKFTARGGLSFSLLLWASLNVAFVLLGSVIVAFIEPVAAGSGIPQIKCFLNGVKIPHVVRLKTLVIKVSGVILSVVGGLAVGKEGPMIHSGSVIAAGVSQGRSTSLKRDFKIFEYFRRDTEKRDFVSAGAAAGVSAAFGAPVGGVLFSLEEGASFWNQFLTWRIFFASMISTFTLNFVLSIYHGNVWDLSSPGLINFGRFDTETMVYTIHEIPIFIAMGVVGGILGAVFNALNYWLTMFRIRYIHRPCLQVIEAMLVAAVTATVAFVLIYSSRDCQPLQGSSVSYPLQLFCADGEYNSMAAAFFNTPEKSVVSLFHDPPGSYNPMTLGLFTLVYFFLACWTYGLTVSAGVFIPSLLIGAAWGRLFGISLSYLTGAAVWADPGKYALMGAAAQLGGIVRMTLSLTVIMMEATSNVTYGFPIMLVLMTAKIVGDVFIEGLYDMHIQLQSVPFLHWEAPVTSHSLTAREVMSTPVTCLRRREKVGIIVDVLSSTASNHNGFPVVEDADGTQPARLQGLILRSQLIVLLKHKVFIERSYMGLLRRRLRLKDFRDAYPRFPPIQSIHVSQDERECTMDLSEFMNPSPYTVPQEASLPRVFKLFRALGLRHLVVVDNCNQVVGLVTRKDLARYRLGKGGLEELSLAQT
- the CLCN7 gene encoding H(+)/Cl(-) exchange transporter 7 isoform X1, with amino-acid sequence MANVSKKVSWSGRDVDDDEAAPLLRRAARPGAPAGEATPLLNGAGPAAVRASPHSAFFRIGQMSNVELDDELLDPDMDPLHPFPKEIPHNEKLLSLKYESLDYDNSENQLFLEEERRINHTAFRTVEIKRWVICAMIGILTGLVACFIDIVVEKLAGLKYRVVKDNIDKFTARGGLSFSLLLWASLNVAFVLLGSVIVAFIEPVAAGSGIPQIKCFLNGVKIPHVVRLKTLVIKVSGVILSVVGGLAVGKEGPMIHSGSVIAAGVSQGRSTSLKRDFKIFEYFRRDTEKRDFVSAGAAAGVSAAFGAPVGGVLFSLEEGASFWNQFLTWRIFFASMISTFTLNFVLSIYHGNVWDLSSPGLINFGRFDTETMVYTIHEIPIFIAMGVVGGILGAVFNALNYWLTMFRIRYIHRPCLQVIEAMLVAAVTATVAFVLIYSSRDCQPLQGSSVSYPLQLFCADGEYNSMAAAFFNTPEKSVVSLFHDPPGSYNPMTLGLFTLVYFFLACWTYGLTVSAGVFIPSLLIGAAWGRLFGISLSYLTGAAVWADPGKYALMGAAAQLGGIVRMTLSLTVIMMEATSNVTYGFPIMLVLMTAKIVGDVFIEGLYDMHIQLQSVPFLHWEAPVTSHSLTAREVMSTPVTCLRRREKVGIIVDVLSSTASNHNGFPVVEDADGTQPARLQGLILRSQLIVLLKHKVFIERSYMGLLRRRLRLKDFRDAYPRFPPIQSIHVSQDERECTMDLSEFMNPSPYTVPQEASLPRVFKLFRALGLRHLVVVDNCNQVVGLVTRKDLARYRLGKGGLEELSLAQT